The proteins below are encoded in one region of Geobacter sp.:
- a CDS encoding Fe-S oxidoreductase, giving the protein MNKTARKHDSAVLVDEGYWSSVSQAIQQEAVRLLEQGAVAGVVGYIAGRRTGTAMPVVAATPDEARQLIFSPACVNNLALYFTKAKKEVSSKGKLAIVAKGCDLRALAGLMGESQLKREDVYIIGIACAGVYGAHADRSQPLCDATIARKCRECTVHEPTGADAVAGTLPALQKLEPLEAQELARLEAMTPQERWAFWKEHFSRCIRCLACRQVCPFCFCEQCLCDRNRPQSVETTPRPAGNTAWHIVRAMHLAGRCGGCAECERVCPMDIPLNLLNRKMAKELKELYDYEAGLTPQEKGPLTEYKEDDDESFIK; this is encoded by the coding sequence ATGAACAAAACCGCACGAAAACATGATTCCGCCGTACTGGTCGATGAGGGCTACTGGTCCTCGGTCAGCCAGGCGATTCAGCAGGAGGCGGTTCGGCTCCTGGAACAGGGGGCAGTGGCCGGTGTGGTCGGCTACATTGCCGGCCGGCGCACGGGGACTGCCATGCCGGTCGTGGCAGCCACTCCTGATGAGGCTCGGCAGCTCATCTTCTCCCCTGCCTGCGTCAACAACCTGGCTCTCTACTTTACCAAGGCGAAGAAAGAGGTTAGCTCCAAGGGAAAGCTGGCCATCGTTGCCAAGGGGTGCGACTTGCGTGCCCTGGCCGGGCTCATGGGAGAAAGCCAGCTGAAGCGGGAGGACGTTTACATCATCGGCATCGCCTGCGCCGGGGTTTACGGCGCCCATGCCGACCGGAGCCAGCCGCTGTGCGATGCGACCATTGCCCGCAAATGCCGGGAGTGCACGGTTCATGAGCCGACAGGTGCCGATGCGGTTGCAGGGACGCTCCCTGCACTGCAGAAGCTTGAGCCCCTTGAAGCGCAGGAGCTGGCAAGGCTGGAGGCGATGACGCCGCAGGAGCGCTGGGCCTTCTGGAAGGAACATTTTTCCCGCTGTATCAGGTGTCTTGCCTGCCGGCAGGTCTGCCCCTTCTGCTTCTGCGAGCAGTGTCTCTGTGACCGGAACCGGCCCCAGTCGGTGGAGACCACTCCCCGGCCCGCCGGCAACACGGCCTGGCATATCGTCCGTGCCATGCACCTGGCCGGCCGTTGTGGCGGTTGCGCTGAGTGCGAGCGGGTCTGCCCCATGGATATCCCGCTCAACCTCCTCAACCGGAAGATGGCAAAGGAGCTGAAGGAGCTGTACGACTACGAGGCTGGCCTGACCCCGCAGGAAAAGGGGCCGCTGACCGAGTACAAGGAAGACGACGACGAAAGCTTCATAAAGTAA
- a CDS encoding hydrogenase iron-sulfur subunit, translated as MHVDKVKHDFEPKIVALVCTWCTYAGADLAGTSRMQYPPNVRVVKFPCTGRIDPVFILRAFQKGADGVLVSGCHPGDCHYMAGNFHARRRFAAFRKLLEFVGVDLSRLQFSWVSAAEGGKWVEMVTELTERVRQLGPLTEFRELELAEQWSGSTLTTPELKEAYQAI; from the coding sequence ATGCATGTTGACAAAGTGAAACATGACTTCGAACCGAAGATCGTCGCCCTGGTCTGCACCTGGTGCACCTATGCCGGTGCCGATCTTGCCGGCACCAGCAGGATGCAGTACCCCCCCAATGTCCGGGTGGTGAAGTTCCCCTGCACTGGCCGGATCGACCCGGTCTTCATCCTCCGGGCTTTCCAGAAGGGGGCCGACGGGGTGCTGGTCTCCGGCTGCCATCCGGGCGACTGCCACTATATGGCCGGCAACTTCCACGCCCGCAGGCGTTTTGCCGCTTTCCGCAAGCTCCTGGAGTTCGTCGGTGTTGATCTCTCCCGCCTCCAGTTCTCCTGGGTCTCTGCTGCCGAGGGGGGGAAGTGGGTGGAGATGGTCACCGAGCTGACAGAGCGGGTGCGCCAGTTGGGGCCGCTCACGGAATTCCGGGAACTGGAACTGGCGGAGCAGTGGTCCGGTTCGACCCTTACCACTCCGGAACTCAAAGAGGCGTACCAGGCGATCTGA